TGAACCTGGCGGCGGCGGCGTTCACGGGGGAGGCCATACAGTTTGGCAAAAATCGTCATATTCTCCTCGGCGCTCAGGTCCAGGTCGGAGGTCATCGCCTGCGGGATGACGCCGATGCACTGGCGCACCTCGTTGGGATGGCGCACGATGTCGAAACCCAGAATGCGCGCCGTTCCGTCCGAAGGCGGCACCAGAGTGGTCAGCATCCGGATGAGAGTGGATTTACCCGCGCCATTGGGTCCGAGCAGGCCAAAGACCTCGCCATGATTGACGGCAAAGCTCAGGGCATCGACGGCGACAAAATCACCGAAGCGTTTCGTCAGATGCTCGACTTCAACGTCCGCCATGGGTAATTGTCTCCGGCAACAGGACGTAAGCGGTCATGCCCAGGGCCAGACTGCGGTCGGAATTATCGCAGCGGAGCCGAATCTGAAAGGTCTTGATGTCGCGCTTGGTTCGGCTGACATCGCGCTGGGTGGCATAATCGGCATCGATCGCGCGATAAAACACCGTCCCGGTCTTCAGCTCCCCGGAGGGCAGCCGGACCTGAAATTTATCACCCAGATGAATGCGAGCGATATAGGTCTCCTCGACATCGGCGCGGACCCAGAAATCATTCGGATCGACCAGTGTGACGATTGCCTGGCCGGGCATCACAATCTCCCCTTCGAGGGCTGCGCGTACATTAACAATCCCCTCGATAGGCGCCCGTATCTCCGTGTAGCCCAGGCGCACGTCAGCCTTTTGCCTTTGGGCCCCAGCGGCGTCCAACTGGTGAACACTGGCCTGAACGGCCGCCCGCCGCGCGGCCACCTGATCGGCGCTGGCTCGCGCGACGCCCACCGCTGCTTCAGCCGCCAGGGCCTGCTTTTTATAGGTCTCCACCCTTGCTTTGACGGCGTCGTAGGCCGTGCGCATCTGGTCATAATTCTGGATCGATTCGACCTGTTTCTTGTACAAATCGGACTCCCGCTCAAAATTCAGCCGCGCGATTTCCAGGTCGGCTTGGGCCTGTTTAACCTGGGCCTGGCTGGCCTCGAAGGTGGCTTGGGCCTGCCAGATTTGATTGCT
This genomic stretch from Verrucomicrobiia bacterium harbors:
- a CDS encoding efflux RND transporter periplasmic adaptor subunit, translating into MKKKLAWIIALVALIAICLGWVFFRPAREMILTGIVTTDEVIVSSDVQGPLERLLVNQGDPVRTNQLLGLIQPQEWKADAAFYGDSQKQSAAQVVQAQADLRLAEAQTSNQIWQAQATFEASQAQVKQAQADLEIARLNFERESDLYKKQVESIQNYDQMRTAYDAVKARVETYKKQALAAEAAVGVARASADQVAARRAAVQASVHQLDAAGAQRQKADVRLGYTEIRAPIEGIVNVRAALEGEIVMPGQAIVTLVDPNDFWVRADVEETYIARIHLGDKFQVRLPSGELKTGTVFYRAIDADYATQRDVSRTKRDIKTFQIRLRCDNSDRSLALGMTAYVLLPETITHGGR